Proteins found in one Nocardia brasiliensis ATCC 700358 genomic segment:
- a CDS encoding phosphomevalonate kinase, giving the protein MIVHRAPGKLFVAGEFAVVEPGRSAVLVAVDRYVEVAVAPGTDRAAEVTVRSDLSGTARLRRVGGRLVALDSSGADLVHVITAIETVEQFAGELGRGPVAVELTIASTMHEHGTKFGLGSSGAVTTAVVAALSEFLGIELTAAQRFRLALLASVRLDRRASGADLAVSTWGGWLAYRAPDREAVHLLSARHGLRHALHADWPGLSIHPLRAPPDIDLLVGWTGTPASTGDQLAKLYGGEVRTSTAYRTFLRESGTCAAALESAVREGDSAWLLRGVRRCHSILRVFDNAARLGIFTERLTALCATAEAAGGAAKPSGAGGGDCGIALLHGDARAAAAALSEQWQAHGIRPLPVAISTSAGAAR; this is encoded by the coding sequence GTGATCGTCCACCGTGCGCCCGGAAAGCTTTTCGTGGCAGGAGAATTCGCGGTCGTGGAGCCGGGACGGTCCGCGGTGCTGGTCGCTGTTGACCGGTACGTCGAGGTCGCGGTCGCGCCGGGTACGGATCGGGCCGCGGAAGTCACTGTCCGCAGCGATCTCTCGGGGACGGCACGGTTGCGGCGGGTGGGCGGACGGTTGGTCGCCCTCGACAGTTCCGGCGCGGACCTCGTCCACGTGATCACGGCGATCGAGACGGTCGAGCAGTTCGCCGGCGAGCTCGGCCGCGGTCCGGTGGCCGTCGAGCTGACCATCGCCAGCACCATGCACGAGCACGGCACCAAGTTCGGGCTCGGTTCCAGCGGGGCCGTGACCACGGCGGTGGTCGCGGCGTTGTCCGAGTTCCTCGGCATCGAACTCACTGCGGCGCAGCGATTCCGGCTCGCGTTGCTCGCATCCGTCCGGCTGGATCGGCGCGCGTCCGGCGCGGACCTCGCGGTGAGCACCTGGGGCGGCTGGCTGGCTTACCGGGCACCCGATCGAGAAGCGGTACACCTACTTTCGGCCCGGCACGGGCTCCGGCACGCGTTGCACGCCGACTGGCCCGGGCTGTCGATCCACCCGTTGCGCGCGCCGCCGGATATCGACCTCCTGGTCGGCTGGACGGGTACCCCGGCATCGACCGGCGATCAACTCGCCAAGCTGTACGGAGGAGAAGTCCGGACCAGTACTGCGTACCGGACCTTCCTGCGGGAGAGCGGCACGTGCGCCGCGGCACTCGAATCCGCGGTGCGTGAAGGTGATTCGGCATGGCTACTGCGTGGCGTGCGCCGGTGTCACTCGATCCTGCGCGTTTTCGACAACGCGGCGCGGCTCGGCATCTTCACGGAGCGACTGACCGCGCTGTGCGCGACGGCCGAGGCGGCGGGTGGCGCCGCGAAACCGTCCGGCGCGGGCGGCGGCGACTGCGGTATCGCACTACTGCACGGCGACGCGCGCGCCGCCGCGGCGGCACTGAGCGAGCAATGGCAGGCACACGGCATCCGGCCCTTGCCCGTGGCTATTTCCACTTCGGCAGGAGCAGCGCGATGA
- the fni gene encoding type 2 isopentenyl-diphosphate Delta-isomerase codes for MIGNRKDDHVRLAAAQQQSPTRTNDFDHVRFVHHALGAVDRSDVVLRTDVAGQTWQAPLYVNAMTGGSVATGRINRDLAIAARETGLAMATGSLSAYLKDPATADTYRVVRQENPKGFLMANVNATVSVDEARRAIDLLEADALQIHLNTVQEIVMPEGDREFAYWAARIEQVVCGVDVPVIVKEVGCGLSRETVALLRDLGVYAADVAGRGGTDFASIENSRRIAGEYAFFAGWGQSAPACLLDAAAAGMPLLASGGVRHPLDVARGLALGAVAVGVSGRFLGVLVEHGVDGLVEEVRLWLEQLTALMTVLGAGTPAQLTQCALLISGELREFCAVRGLPVGHLANRYPSAARHRRRA; via the coding sequence ATGATCGGCAATCGCAAGGACGACCACGTCAGATTGGCTGCCGCACAGCAGCAGTCGCCTACCCGAACGAACGACTTCGACCATGTCCGATTCGTGCACCACGCGCTGGGCGCCGTCGATCGATCCGACGTCGTGCTCCGCACGGACGTCGCGGGCCAGACGTGGCAGGCGCCGCTATATGTCAACGCGATGACCGGGGGATCCGTCGCCACGGGCCGGATCAACCGGGATCTCGCCATCGCCGCGCGGGAGACGGGCCTCGCGATGGCGACCGGGTCGCTCAGCGCCTATCTCAAAGATCCGGCAACCGCGGATACGTATCGAGTTGTGCGCCAGGAGAACCCGAAGGGCTTTCTGATGGCGAACGTCAACGCGACCGTGTCCGTCGACGAGGCGCGACGCGCGATCGACCTGCTCGAGGCGGACGCGTTGCAGATCCATCTGAACACCGTGCAGGAAATCGTGATGCCCGAAGGGGACCGCGAGTTCGCGTACTGGGCCGCGCGGATCGAACAGGTCGTGTGCGGTGTCGACGTGCCGGTGATCGTGAAGGAGGTCGGTTGCGGACTCAGCCGGGAAACCGTTGCGCTGCTGCGTGATCTGGGCGTCTACGCCGCCGACGTGGCGGGTCGTGGCGGCACCGATTTCGCGTCGATCGAGAACAGCAGGCGCATCGCGGGCGAGTACGCGTTCTTCGCCGGCTGGGGGCAGTCCGCACCGGCTTGCCTGCTCGACGCCGCGGCGGCGGGGATGCCGTTGCTCGCCTCCGGGGGCGTCCGTCATCCCCTCGACGTCGCGCGCGGCCTGGCGTTGGGCGCGGTGGCGGTCGGCGTTTCCGGACGGTTCCTCGGCGTGCTTGTCGAGCACGGGGTCGACGGGCTGGTCGAGGAAGTCCGTTTGTGGCTCGAGCAATTGACCGCGTTGATGACCGTGCTGGGCGCAGGCACCCCCGCCCAACTGACGCAATGCGCCCTGCTGATTTCCGGCGAGTTGCGCGAATTCTGCGCAGTCCGAGGCCTTCCGGTCGGCCACCTGGCGAACCGGTACCCGTCCGCGGCCCGGCATCGGAGGCGGGCATGA
- a CDS encoding hydroxymethylglutaryl-CoA reductase encodes MHDTADSAARVPMKWVGPLRISGNITETETEVPLATYESPLWPSVARGARVSMASDRGIVATLTDERMTRSILLRADDAATAYAAAQQLHKELGLLQEIVEAGSRYARLLGFRHEIVADLLYLRLEFSTGDAAGHNMATLAADQLMGAILARIPGLAYESISGNYCTDKKVSAVNGILGRGKNVVTELLVPRAVVTSALHTSAAAIAGLNLRKNMIGSILAGGIRSANAHYANMLLGFYLATGQDAANIVEGSQGVTVAEDRDGDLYFSCNLPNLVVGTVGNGKRLDFAEANLRRLGCRDDRETGANARRLAVIAAATVLCGELSLLAAQTNPGELMYAHVQWERGADISRK; translated from the coding sequence ATGCACGATACGGCGGATTCGGCGGCCAGGGTGCCGATGAAATGGGTGGGACCGCTGCGTATCTCGGGGAATATCACCGAGACCGAGACCGAGGTCCCGCTGGCCACTTATGAATCACCGCTGTGGCCGTCGGTCGCCCGGGGCGCCCGGGTGTCGATGGCGTCCGACCGGGGCATCGTCGCCACGTTGACCGACGAACGCATGACCCGGTCGATCTTGCTGCGAGCCGACGACGCGGCGACCGCGTACGCCGCCGCCCAGCAACTGCACAAGGAACTGGGCCTGCTCCAAGAGATCGTCGAGGCGGGCAGCCGATACGCCAGGTTGCTCGGCTTCCGGCACGAGATCGTCGCCGATCTGCTGTACCTGCGCCTGGAATTCAGCACCGGCGACGCGGCGGGCCACAACATGGCGACGCTGGCCGCCGACCAGCTGATGGGCGCCATCCTGGCCCGGATACCCGGCCTCGCCTACGAATCCATCTCCGGCAACTACTGCACCGACAAGAAGGTCTCGGCAGTCAACGGCATTCTCGGGCGCGGGAAGAACGTTGTCACCGAGCTGTTGGTGCCGCGTGCTGTCGTGACGAGCGCGCTGCACACGAGCGCTGCGGCGATCGCCGGACTCAACCTGCGCAAGAACATGATCGGCAGCATCCTCGCGGGCGGAATACGTTCGGCGAACGCACATTACGCCAACATGCTGCTCGGCTTCTATCTCGCCACGGGGCAGGACGCGGCCAATATCGTCGAGGGTTCCCAGGGCGTGACGGTGGCCGAAGACCGGGACGGCGATCTCTATTTCTCGTGCAACCTGCCGAACCTCGTCGTCGGCACGGTCGGCAACGGCAAGCGCCTCGATTTCGCCGAGGCGAACCTGCGCCGGCTCGGCTGCCGCGACGACCGCGAAACCGGAGCCAACGCCAGACGTTTGGCCGTGATCGCGGCCGCCACGGTGCTCTGCGGGGAGCTCTCGCTGCTCGCTGCCCAGACCAATCCGGGCGAACTCATGTACGCGCACGTGCAATGGGAGCGCGGCGCCGACATCTCTAGGAAGTGA
- the mvk gene encoding mevalonate kinase produces the protein MREHPIGIGFAHAKVVLFGEHAVLYGVAAAAIPVKQLTMQVTASLSAADDECWVTFAGPGALPAVDPRRRADAPMRVLVSNTLAALGSRHRGVNLVVDCGIPQARGLGSSAAGARAVVLALADLLDRHIEPQVCHYLIQSSEQAVHGKSSGVDAAAVAASRPILFRDGVATDLAWGVDALVVIADSGVAASTQDAVGQLRRRFEQHPGRQAEFVDRALRIVRTATDGLARGDLDAVGRAFTRNHELLRDVELSSAALDALVDSAVAAGSPGAKLTGGGLGGCVLALARDLPQASEIAMAFRRAGATSTWTVAPGRVLSLPEFDGSRP, from the coding sequence ATGCGCGAACATCCGATCGGTATCGGCTTCGCCCATGCGAAGGTCGTTCTCTTCGGTGAGCACGCCGTGTTGTACGGCGTTGCGGCGGCCGCGATTCCGGTCAAGCAGCTCACCATGCAGGTGACGGCCTCGCTGTCGGCGGCCGACGACGAATGCTGGGTCACCTTCGCCGGGCCCGGCGCCTTGCCCGCGGTCGATCCGCGCCGCCGGGCGGACGCGCCGATGCGGGTGCTCGTGTCGAATACGCTCGCGGCGCTCGGCAGCCGGCACCGGGGCGTGAATCTCGTGGTGGACTGCGGCATTCCGCAGGCGCGCGGGCTCGGCTCCAGTGCGGCGGGCGCGCGGGCGGTCGTGCTGGCACTGGCGGATCTGCTCGATCGCCACATCGAGCCGCAGGTCTGCCACTATCTGATCCAATCGTCCGAGCAAGCGGTGCACGGGAAATCGAGCGGGGTCGACGCGGCCGCCGTCGCGGCGTCGCGGCCGATCCTGTTCCGCGACGGGGTCGCGACCGACCTCGCGTGGGGTGTCGACGCGCTCGTCGTGATCGCCGACAGCGGCGTCGCGGCCAGTACCCAGGACGCGGTCGGGCAACTACGCCGCCGGTTCGAGCAGCACCCCGGCCGGCAAGCGGAGTTCGTGGACCGGGCACTGCGGATCGTGCGCACGGCCACGGACGGGCTGGCGCGTGGCGATCTCGACGCGGTGGGCCGGGCCTTCACCCGGAACCATGAGCTGTTGCGCGACGTCGAGCTGAGCAGCGCGGCGTTGGACGCTCTGGTCGACAGCGCGGTGGCCGCGGGCAGCCCGGGCGCCAAACTCACCGGCGGCGGCCTGGGCGGATGTGTGCTCGCGCTGGCGCGAGATCTGCCGCAGGCGAGCGAGATCGCCATGGCGTTCCGGCGCGCCGGCGCCACGTCGACGTGGACGGTAGCGCCCGGCCGAGTGCTCAGCCTGCCCGAATTCGACGGGAGCCGACCGTGA
- a CDS encoding hydroxymethylglutaryl-CoA synthase translates to MTEIPVGIHDLAFATSHYVLSHARLAEHTGADIGKYHHGIGQEAMSVPARDEDIVTMAATAARAIVHRHPDADIRTVVLATETSIDQSKSAGIYVSSLLGLPSSIRVVELKQACYAGTAGLQFACSLVAAAPEQSVLVIASDIAKYELDSPGEATQGAGAAAMLVSAHPAILRVERPAGLYTADIMDFWRPNYRDAALVDGQASVVAYLQAVESAWKDYREQGGRPLRDFVAFCYHQPFTKMAYKAHRHLLTCSDMDATQDEMHAMIAPTTVYNRAIGNSYTASLYIGLASLLDHGGDLTGQSIALLSYGSGCVAEFFGGTVVPGYRGHLRTAANAAVLARREAIDYRRYRALRVHELPTDGGDHELPRQTGAPFRLAGITEHRRIYQPQPAAVAG, encoded by the coding sequence ATGACAGAAATACCGGTAGGAATCCACGATCTGGCCTTCGCCACTTCGCATTACGTGCTGAGCCACGCGCGCCTGGCGGAGCACACCGGGGCGGATATCGGCAAGTACCACCACGGCATCGGGCAGGAGGCGATGAGCGTCCCGGCCCGCGACGAAGACATCGTCACCATGGCGGCGACAGCCGCGCGGGCCATCGTGCACCGGCATCCGGACGCCGATATCCGCACGGTGGTGCTGGCCACCGAGACGTCGATCGACCAGTCGAAATCCGCAGGCATCTATGTAAGTTCGTTGCTAGGGCTGCCCTCGTCGATTCGCGTGGTCGAGCTGAAGCAGGCGTGTTACGCGGGGACGGCGGGCCTGCAGTTCGCATGCTCGCTGGTCGCCGCCGCACCCGAACAGAGCGTGCTCGTGATCGCCAGCGATATCGCGAAATACGAGCTGGACAGCCCCGGCGAGGCGACTCAGGGTGCGGGTGCGGCGGCCATGCTGGTCAGTGCCCATCCCGCGATCCTGCGGGTGGAACGGCCCGCCGGGCTGTACACCGCCGACATCATGGATTTCTGGCGGCCCAATTACCGGGACGCCGCGCTCGTCGACGGTCAGGCGTCGGTCGTCGCCTACCTGCAGGCGGTCGAGAGCGCCTGGAAGGACTACCGCGAGCAGGGCGGTCGGCCGCTGCGGGACTTCGTGGCGTTCTGCTACCACCAGCCGTTCACCAAGATGGCCTACAAGGCCCACCGGCACCTGCTGACCTGCTCGGACATGGATGCCACCCAGGACGAGATGCACGCGATGATCGCACCGACCACGGTGTACAACCGGGCGATCGGCAACAGCTACACCGCGTCGCTGTACATCGGGCTGGCCTCGTTGCTCGATCACGGGGGCGATCTCACCGGGCAGTCCATCGCGTTGCTGAGCTACGGCTCCGGCTGTGTCGCCGAATTCTTCGGTGGCACGGTGGTTCCCGGGTATCGCGGGCACCTGCGGACCGCGGCGAACGCGGCTGTCCTGGCTCGCCGGGAGGCCATCGACTACCGCAGATATCGCGCGCTGCGGGTGCACGAACTGCCGACCGACGGCGGCGACCACGAGCTGCCGCGCCAGACCGGTGCGCCGTTCCGCCTCGCCGGTATCACTGAGCATCGCCGCATCTATCAACCGCAGCCGGCGGCGGTGGCGGGCTGA
- the mvaD gene encoding diphosphomevalonate decarboxylase has protein sequence MTRDAAAGRSATAVAHPNIALIKYWGKRDEELMLPATDSLSMTLDIYPTTTTVRVLPTADRDDVYLDGQPAVGAAAARVVRFLDVLRAAVGRPDRVRVDSRNTVPTSAGLASSAAGFAALALAGAAVFGLGLDPTATSRLARRGSGSASRSLFGGFAVWHAGEGGGAAGDRSSYAAAVDGGALDPALVVALVDTGPKVISSREAMRRTVDTSPLYPAWVAASKPDLVEMREAIAAGDLPVVGEIAERNALGMHAVMQSARPAVRYLTAASWTVIDRVETLRRRGVCAHVTIDAGPNVKVLCARTDAAQVVRSLAELECVRTVAVAKPGPGARLIAGGQP, from the coding sequence GTGACTCGCGATGCCGCGGCGGGGCGGTCGGCCACGGCGGTCGCGCACCCGAACATCGCGTTGATCAAGTACTGGGGCAAGCGCGACGAGGAGTTGATGCTCCCCGCGACCGACAGCCTGTCGATGACCTTGGACATCTACCCCACGACCACGACGGTGCGGGTGCTGCCCACGGCGGACCGCGATGACGTGTACCTCGACGGGCAGCCGGCAGTTGGTGCGGCGGCGGCCCGGGTCGTGCGTTTCCTCGATGTCCTGCGCGCGGCCGTGGGTCGTCCGGATCGCGTCCGCGTCGATTCGCGCAACACCGTGCCGACGAGTGCCGGATTGGCTTCCTCGGCCGCCGGATTCGCCGCGCTGGCCCTGGCCGGCGCCGCGGTCTTCGGCCTCGGCCTGGACCCCACCGCGACGTCCCGGCTGGCCCGGCGTGGGTCCGGTTCCGCCAGCCGGTCGCTGTTCGGCGGCTTCGCGGTCTGGCATGCGGGGGAGGGCGGCGGCGCGGCCGGGGATCGGTCCTCGTACGCCGCGGCCGTCGACGGCGGCGCGCTCGACCCAGCGCTGGTCGTGGCCCTGGTCGACACGGGACCCAAGGTGATCTCGAGCCGCGAGGCGATGCGCCGGACGGTCGACACCTCGCCGCTGTATCCGGCGTGGGTCGCCGCGAGCAAACCGGACCTGGTCGAGATGCGCGAAGCCATAGCGGCGGGCGACCTGCCGGTGGTCGGCGAGATCGCGGAACGCAACGCGCTGGGCATGCATGCGGTCATGCAGAGCGCGCGGCCCGCGGTGCGGTATCTCACCGCCGCGTCGTGGACCGTCATCGATCGCGTCGAAACGTTGCGCCGCCGCGGCGTCTGCGCGCACGTCACGATCGACGCCGGGCCGAACGTCAAAGTGCTCTGCGCACGCACGGATGCCGCTCAGGTAGTGCGGTCACTCGCCGAACTCGAGTGCGTCAGAACCGTTGCCGTCGCCAAGCCCGGTCCGGGCGCGCGGCTGATCGCCGGAGGACAGCCGTGA